The Methanobrevibacter sp. TMH8 region TAGCATTATAACTGACCAGAAGTAACAGTAGTATAACCTAACATATATTACTGCATTATTTAGTAGAGTATTACTAGTAGTGTATTGATATTGTAAATCCTTGAAGTTAGGAACTCTTATTTTTATAGTTGTTCTTATCTTGTTTTTTAGCTAAATTATGCCAATATAATATCAAAACACATTCATTTATCTATGGTAATTACATTATTATTTATCATTTTACATTATTAAATGAACTAAACTAATTGATTTTATGTATTTGAATCTTGGCCTCTTAGATACGTGTACCAGTACAGGACTCCGACGAAGATTGCACCACCAATAATATTTCCAATAGTAACTGGAATTAAATTGTTAACAATACATTGATACCAAGTAACTTTCCCTAAGAAAATCCCAACAGGTATGAAAAACATATTAGCAACAGAGTGCTCAAA contains the following coding sequences:
- a CDS encoding formate/nitrite transporter family protein, whose product is FEHSVANMFFIPVGIFLGKVTWYQCIVNNLIPVTIGNIIGGAIFVGVLYWYTYLRGQDSNT